Proteins co-encoded in one Prunus persica cultivar Lovell chromosome G6, Prunus_persica_NCBIv2, whole genome shotgun sequence genomic window:
- the LOC18774484 gene encoding putative germin-like protein 9-2 — protein sequence MASRTSTLKFFSLLISSFAIVQMAMAGDPDIISDFLLPANGTVDANFFTYTGFRVLVGGSPPTAFKVLKATLAEFPALDGQSVSYAVLEFPSGTTNPPHTHPRSAELLFLIDGTLEVGFIDTKNNLFTQTLQAGDLFVFPKGLVHFQYNADAQNPALAVSAFGSANAGTVSLPNTLFTTGIDDNVLAISFKTDVATIQKLKAGLAPKP from the coding sequence ATGGCCTCAAGAACTTCCACCCTCAAATTCTTCTCACTACTAATTTCTTCCTTTGCCATTGTTCAAATGGCAATGGCTGGAGACCCGGACATTATTTCTGACTTCCTACTGCCTGCAAATGGTACAGTAGATGCAAACTTCTTCACTTACACCGGCTTTCGTGTTCTTGTTGGAGGCAGCCCTCCAACTGCCTTCAAGGTATTGAAGGCAACCTTGGCTGAGTTCCCTGCTCTTGATGGGCAGAGTGTTTCATATGCTGTCCTCGAATTCCCATCTGGCACTACTAATCCACCACACACTCATCCTCGTTCTGCTGAGCTCCTTTTCCTCATTGATGGTACCCTTGAAGTTGGTTTCATTGATACAAAAAACAACCTTTTTACACAAACTCTTCAAGCAGGTGATTTGTTTGTGTTTCCCAAGGGACTTGTGCACTTCCAGTACAATGCTGATGCACAAAACCCAGCTCTAGCAGTTTCTGCCTTTGGAAGTGCAAATGCAGGCACTGTATCACTCCCCAACACTCTCTTCACCACCGGCATCGATGACAATGTCTTGGCTATCTCCTTCAAGACTGATGTAGCCACCATTCAAAAGCTCAAGGCCGGTCTTGCTCCCAAGCCATGA
- the LOC18774548 gene encoding putative germin-like protein 9-2 gives MASRTSTLKFFSLLISSFAIVQMAMAGDPDILTDFVVPPNGTVDGNFFTYTGFRVLVGGAPPTAFKVLKASLAEFPALNGQSVSYAVLQFPSGTTNPPHTHPRSAELLFLIQGSLQVGFVDTKNNLFTQTLQVGDLFVFPKGLVHFQYNADSQKPALAISAFGSANAGLVSIPSTLFTTGIDDNVLAISFKTDVATIQKLKAGLAPKP, from the coding sequence ATGGCCTCAAGAACTTCCACCCTAAAGTTCTTCTCACTACTAATTTCTTCATTTGCCATTGTTCAAATGGCAATGGCAGGAGATCCGGACATTCTTACTGACTTCGTAGTTCCGCCAAATGGAACAGTAGATGGAAACTTCTTCACATACACCGGCTTTCGTGTTCTTGTTGGAGGTGCTCCTCCCACAGCCTTCAAGGTATTGAAGGCAAGCTTGGCAGAGTTCCCTGCTCTTAATGGGCAGAGTGTTTCCTACGCTGTCCTTCAATTCCCTTCTGGCACTACCAACCCCCCACACACTCATCCGCGCTCGGCTGAGCTGCTTTTCCTTATTCAGGGTTCCCTTCAAGTGGGCTTTGTTGACACCAAAAACAACCTCTTTACGCAGACGCTTCAGGTGGGTGATCTGTTTGTGTTTCCCAAGGGACTTGTGCACTTTCAGTACAATGCTGATTCACAAAAGCCAGCTCTAGCAATTTCTGCCTTTGGAAGTGCAAATGCTGGACTTGTATCCATTCCCAGCACCTTGTTCACCACCGGTATTGACGACAATGTCTTGGCCATATCCTTCAAGACTGATGTAGCCACCATCCAAAAGCTCAAGGCTGGTCTTGCTCCCAAGCCATGA
- the LOC18773409 gene encoding putative germin-like protein 9-2, producing MASRTSSLKFFSLLFASFAIVQMAMAGDPDIISDFLLPANGTVHANFFTYTGFRVLVGGGPPTTFKVLKATLAEFPALDGQSVSYAILEFPSGTTNPPHTHPRSAELLFLVDGTLEVGFIDTKNNLFTQTLQSGDLFVFPKGLVHFQYNADAQNPALAISAFGSANAGTVSLPNTLFTTGIDNNVLAISFKTDVATIQKLKAGLAAKS from the coding sequence ATGGCCTCAAGAACTTCCAGCCTCAAATTCTTCTCACTACTGTTTGCTTCATTTGCCATTGTTCAAATGGCAATGGCCGGAGACCCGGACATTatttctgatttcctactgcctGCAAATGGAACAGTACATGCAAACTTCTTCACATACACCGGCTTTCGTGTTCTTGTTGGAGGCGGCCCTCCCACAACCTTCAAGGTATTGAAGGCAACCTTGGCTGAGTTCCCTGCTCTTGATGGACAGAGTGTTTCCTATGCCATTCTCGAATTCCCATCTGGCACTACTAACCCACCACACACTCATCCTCGTTCCGCTGAGCTCCTTTTCCTTGTTGATGGTACCCTTGAAGTGGGTTTCATTGACACAAAAAACAACCTCTTTACACAGACTCTTCAATCAGGTGATCTGTTTGTGTTCCCCAAGGGACTTGTGCACTTCCAGTACAATGCTGATGCACAAAACCCAGCACTAGCAATTTCTGCTTTTGGAAGTGCAAATGCAGGAACTGTATCACTCCCCAACACTCTGTTTACCACCGGGATCGACAACAATGTCTTGGCTATTTCTTTTAAGACTGATGTCGCCACCATTCAAAAGCTCAAGGCTGGTCTTGCTGCCAAGTCATGA
- the LOC18773526 gene encoding 40S ribosomal protein S14, giving the protein MSSRRKQREPKEENVTLGPALRDGEHAFGVAHIFASFNDTFIHVTDLSGRETLVRITGGMKVKADRDESSPYAAMLAAQDVSQRCKELGITALHIKLRATGGNKTKTPGPGAQSALRALARSGMRIGRIEDVTPIPTDSTRRKGGRRGRRL; this is encoded by the exons ATG TCGTCCAGGAGGAAGCAAAGGGAACCAAAGGAAGAAAATGTGACCCTTGGACCTGCTTTACGGGACGGAGAACATGCATTTGGTGTGGCTCACATTTTTGCATCATTTAATGATACTTTCATT CATGTGACTGATTTGTCTGGAAGAGAAACCCTCGTTCGCATTACTG GTGGTATGAAGGTAAAGGCTGATAGAGACGAGTCTTCACCATATGCGGCCATGCTTGCAGCACAGGATGTGTCTCAGAGATGCAAG GAACTAGGAATTACTGCTCTTCATATTAAGCTCCGTGCCACTGGCGGCAACAAAACCAAGACACCTGGTCCTGGTGCTCAGTCTGCACTACGGGCTCTTGCTCGTTCAGGAATGAGAATTGGCCGCATTG AGGATGTGACTCCAATCCCAACTGACAGCACCCGAAGAAAGGGTGGTAGAAGAGGTAGAAGATTGTAA
- the LOC109949513 gene encoding uncharacterized protein LOC109949513, whose translation MFVILRNNKTPKSQTPNCCLPSILVSVLWKSKRYALTVVLGILMGQRVGNGSGFGFVGGNNLVVDLNPSPYAIRPPDPRFEVGAMYETSKEVSSMPKVQPLSSGGQVVGRSASSLGFRNEDKGVEVWAVHRKESSAGGGIFMEYVESVPSGEARLRIEGNCTRIQSELGFF comes from the exons ATGTTTGTCATACtgagaaataataaaacccccAAATCCCAAACCCCAAACTGCTGCCTTCCATCCATATTGGTCTCAGTTctctggaaaagtaaaagGTATGCTTTGACTGTTGTTCTTGGTATTTTGATGGGTCAGAGGGTTGGGAATGGTTctgggtttggttttgttggagGTAATAATTTGGTGGTGGACCTAAACCCGAGTCCGTACGCAATCAGACCTCCAGATCCGAGGTTTGAAGTTGGGGCTATGTATGAGACCTCGAAAGAGGTCTCTTCAATGCCAAAGGTTCAACCTTTGTCTTCTGGTGGCCAAGTGGTGGGGAGAAGTGCATCTTCCTTGGGCTTCCGCAATGAGGATAAG GGTGTAGAGGTTTGGGCAGTGCACAGAAAGGAGAGCTCAGCTGGTGGTGGTATTTTCATGGAATATG TTGAGAGTGTTCCATCTGGAGAGGCCAGGCTTAGGATTGAAGGAAATTGCACAAGAATACAATCTGAACTGGGATTCTTCTAA